A window of the Streptomyces sp. Ag109_O5-10 genome harbors these coding sequences:
- a CDS encoding glycoside hydrolase family 26 protein has protein sequence MTPQRRERTRFRRYRPAVAAAAVAVASATLATGPGFAAGAGAARVTGPPAPAPATAVPAPATAVPTPATSVPAPATSVPTPTTSVPAPATAVPTPTTSVPASAAPLPTPTPAADAPAVGTPARATPPAFGAFLDSGPLGVARMAQLSSWLGGTELKVAHTYLPGNRWADIEGAPGFLDVWAHWRREKADRTLVLNVPMQERNEEGIGDDEVRSLLRQGAAGAFDHHFRALAQRLVDLRVPDTVIVLGWEMNGITYTHRCGPDPEAWKTYWRRIVTTMRAVPGQKFRFDFTSSRGRDAVPWTQCYPGDDTVDIIGMDSYDQPSGLSFDQQVREPYGLQEHVDFAKAHGKPVSYPEWGLFRNGDNAEYMRRMLAWMDQHKPLYNTLTDYCPHGVWQCSVNPRSAHVYREVLFGRTDTTTPTPATPRPTPTPTPTPSATPSATPTSSCTSMELGAWIEYWLGGKLCFSLD, from the coding sequence GTCGCCTCGGCGACCCTGGCGACCGGCCCGGGATTCGCCGCGGGCGCGGGGGCGGCGCGGGTCACCGGCCCTCCGGCTCCGGCACCCGCGACAGCCGTCCCGGCACCCGCGACAGCCGTCCCGACACCCGCGACGTCCGTCCCGGCACCCGCGACGTCCGTCCCGACACCCACGACGTCCGTCCCGGCACCCGCGACAGCCGTCCCGACACCCACGACGTCCGTCCCGGCGTCGGCGGCCCCCCTGCCGACCCCGACCCCGGCCGCCGACGCACCTGCGGTCGGCACGCCGGCCAGGGCGACGCCCCCCGCCTTCGGGGCGTTCCTCGACTCCGGCCCGCTCGGCGTCGCCCGCATGGCCCAGCTGAGCAGCTGGCTCGGCGGCACCGAGCTCAAGGTCGCGCACACGTATCTCCCCGGCAACCGCTGGGCCGACATCGAGGGCGCCCCCGGCTTCCTGGACGTCTGGGCGCACTGGCGACGGGAGAAGGCCGACCGGACGCTCGTCCTCAACGTGCCCATGCAGGAGCGCAACGAGGAGGGCATCGGGGACGACGAGGTCCGCTCGCTGCTGCGGCAGGGCGCGGCCGGGGCGTTCGATCACCACTTCCGGGCCCTGGCCCAGCGGCTGGTGGACCTGCGGGTCCCGGACACGGTCATCGTGCTCGGCTGGGAGATGAACGGCATTACCTACACCCATCGTTGCGGGCCGGACCCGGAGGCCTGGAAGACGTACTGGCGACGGATCGTCACCACCATGCGCGCGGTGCCGGGCCAGAAATTCCGGTTCGACTTCACGTCGAGCCGGGGCCGCGACGCCGTTCCGTGGACGCAGTGCTATCCCGGGGACGACACGGTCGACATCATCGGCATGGATTCGTACGACCAGCCCAGCGGACTTTCCTTCGACCAACAGGTGCGGGAGCCCTACGGACTTCAGGAGCACGTCGATTTCGCGAAGGCGCACGGAAAGCCGGTCTCCTATCCGGAATGGGGCCTCTTCCGCAACGGTGACAACGCCGAGTACATGCGCCGGATGCTCGCCTGGATGGACCAGCACAAGCCGCTGTACAACACGCTGACCGACTACTGCCCGCACGGCGTCTGGCAGTGCTCGGTCAACCCGCGCTCCGCGCACGTCTACCGCGAGGTCCTCTTCGGCCGCACCGACACCACGACCCCGACGCCGGCCACTCCCAGACCGACCCCGACCCCGACCCCGACCCCGTCCGCCACGCCGAGTGCCACGCCCACGTCCTCCTGCACATCGATGGAGCTGGGCGCCTGGATCGAGTACTGGCTCGGCGGCAAGCTCTGCTTCAGCCTCGACTGA